A genomic segment from Lagenorhynchus albirostris chromosome X, mLagAlb1.1, whole genome shotgun sequence encodes:
- the LOC132513270 gene encoding paraneoplastic antigen-like protein 5: MPVNLLEDWCKGMDLDPRKALLIVGIPVECSEEEIKETLKAGLQPLCAYGVLGRMFRREDSSKAVLIGLADQVNYATVPSQIPGKGGTWEVVVKPRSPDDELINRLNHFLKAEGRRMVDVVKTLGYSTRPEQGQPKGLAQVRPPDPQPLQESMWYRKLKVFSGSTSPGPGEENFEAWLEQVTQMMQMWRVSEVEKQRRLLESLRGPALSIVRMLRANSGSMTVAQCLDALKQIFGNKENYRTARFQLLQTLQKPGEKVSAFLLRLEPVLQNAVRHSPLPVRSADMIRLKYILAQAHVSTGLRDKLMVLDQRGCAPPFLELMQLVRDVEEWQTAAAVTREKQRQVGGGHRASGTQVVAETRVPVRPVMVRAGRFHDSSTQTVQEGATLSLKRKRVPRCRETGEEGHSQAACPRAEDQPPAKQAPQPAAEESGNEMRAGAGSHPRPQEA, translated from the coding sequence ATGCCTGTGAATCTGTTGGAGGATTGGTGCAAAGGCATGGACCTGGACCCCAGGAAGGCCCTGCTGATCGTGGGCATTCCTGTGGAGTGTAGTgaagaggaaattaaagagaCCCTGAAGGCGGGCTTACAGCCACTGTGTGCCTACGGGGTGCTGGGCAGAATGTTCAGAAGGGAAGACAGCTCTAAGGCAGTTCTCATTGGATTGGCCGACCAGGTCAATTACGCTACGGTGCCGAGTCAGATCCCAGGAAAGGGAGGTACCTGGGAAGTGGTGGTGAAGCCCCGTAGCCCGGATGATGAACTTATCAACAGACTGAACCACTTCCTGAAAGCTGAGGGCCGGAGAATGGTAGATGTGGTCAAAACCCTGGGGTATAGCACTCGCCCCGAGCAGGGACAGCCAAAAGGCTTGGCCCAAGTCAGGCCGCCAGACCCGCAGCCTCTGCAAGAAAGCATGTGGTACCGAAAACTGAAGGTGTTTTCGGGAAGCACTTCCCCAGGCCCGGGCGAAGAGAACTTTGAAGCCTGGCTAGAGCAGGTGACTCAGATGATGCAGATGTGGCGGGTGTCTGAGGTAGAGAAGCAGCGGCGTTTGCTGGAGAGCTTGCGCGGCCCCGCCCTGTCCATCGTGCGGATGCTCCGGGCCAACAGTGGCTCCATGACCGTGGCGCAGTGCCTGGACGCCCTGAAGCAGATCTTCGGGAATAAAGAGAACTATAGAACCGCACGCTTTCAGTTGCTCCAGACCTTGCAGAAGCCCGGAGAGAAAGTCTCTGCCTTCTTGCTacggctagagcccgtgctgcagaACGCTGTGCGGCACAGCCCCTTGCCGGTGAGAAGCGCAGACATGATTCGCCTGAAATACATCCTAGCCCAGGCCCACGTGAGCACCGGCCTCCGGGACAAGCTCATGGTCTTGGATCAGCGAGGCTGTGCGCCCCCCTTCCTGGAGTTGATGCAGCTCGTTCGAGACGTGGAGGAGTGGCAGACCGCCGCGGCAGTGACCAGGGAGAAGCAGAGGCAGGTAGGAGGGGGCCACAGGGCCTCTGGCACCCAGGTAGTGGCAGAAACCAGAGTCCCGGTCCGTCCGGTCATGGTGCGGGCAGGGCGGTTCCATGACAGCAGCACTCAGACCGTCCAGGAAGGGGCTACCCTGTCACTGAAGCGCAAGCGGGTGCCACGCTGCCGCGAGACTGGGGAGGAAGGCCACAGCCAGGCCGCGTGTCCTAGGGCCGAGGACCAGCCCCCGGCAAAGCAGGCGCCTCAGCCCGCAGCAGAAGAGTCGGGAAACGAGATGCGGGCTGGGGCCGGGAGCCACCCCAGGCCCCAGGAAGCATAG